The Humulus lupulus chromosome 4, drHumLupu1.1, whole genome shotgun sequence genome has a window encoding:
- the LOC133830485 gene encoding 28 kDa ribonucleoprotein, chloroplastic-like — MNSATVSLSKTLAISDSCRLSVQSLFTTKTPYPFLSIPSKPPKLHFSCSSSSLLSIKKKPHSSSLVTFVAQTSDWAQQEGDNATATIDELSADETEARVSDWEGEDAAVESDEGEEAGVFKEREEESFEEPPEEAKLFVGNLSFNVDSQNLAMLFEKAGVVEICEVIYNRETDQSRGFGFVTMSTVEEAENAVKMFNQYNLEGRLLTVNKASPRGSRPERAPRAFEPAFRIYVGNLPWDFDNDRLHETFSEHGKVVDARVVFDRETGRSRGFGFVTMASEAEMNDAIAALDGQTVLGRSIRVNVAEERPRRSF; from the exons ATGAATTCTGCAACtgtctctctctctaaaaccttGGCTATATCAGACTCATGTCGACTCTCTGTCCAATCCCTCTTCACCACTAAAACTCCATACCCATTTCTCTCTATCCCTTCCAAACCCCCAAAGCTCCATTTTTCATGCTCTTCTTCTTCGCTCTTATCTATCAAGAAGAAGCCTCACTCATCTTCCTTGGTCACCTTCGTAGCCCAGACCTCCGATTGGGCTCAACAAGAAGGAGACAACGCCACAGCTACCATTGACGAACTAAGCGCCGACGAGACCGAAGCTCGTGTTTCCGATTGGGAAGGCGAAGACGCCGCTGTCGAAAGCGACGAAGGTGAGGAAGCTGGGGTTTTTAAGGAGAGGGAGGAAGAATCTTTTGAAGAACCCCCTGAGGAAGCCAAGCTTTTTGTTGGGAATTTGTCTTTCAATGTCGATAGTCAAAACTTGGCTATGCTCTTTGAAAAAGCTGGAGTTGTGGAGATTTGTGAG GTTATTTACAACAGGGAAACTGATCAGAGTCGTGGGTTTGGATTTGTGACAATGAGTACGGTTGAAGAAGCTGAGAATGCTGTTAAGATGTTCAATCAATAT AATTTGGAAGGAAGACTCTTGACTGTAAATAAAGCATCTCCAAGAGGATCACGCCCAGAGCGTGCCCCAAGAGCATTTGAACCTGCTTTCAGAATCTATGTTGGAAACCTTCCATGGGATTTCGACAATGATCGCCTACATGAGACTTTCAGTGAACATGGTAAGGTAGTTGACGCTCGGGTAGTTTTCGACAGAGAAACTGGCCGCTCACGTGGTTTTGGCTTTGTAACAATGGCCAGTGAAGCTGAAATGAATGATGCTATTGCTGCTTTAGATGGACAG ACTGTGCTTGGTAGGTCAATCAGGGTAAATGTTGCAGAGGAGAGACCAAGGCGCTCGTTTTGA